In the Prosthecobacter vanneervenii genome, one interval contains:
- the bufB gene encoding MNIO family bufferin maturase, translating into MPANPHNGHTDLGIGLGLRVPHYRHILEKKPVCDWFEIISENFMVDGGRPLEILDSILEQYRVVQHGVSMYFGNADPLNREHLKKLKRLVKRTNTPWLSDHLCWGSLDGRCSHDLLPMPYTMSVARHTAEKIRQARDFLEVPICVENVSSYAEFTQNEMTEWEFLNEVVERADCGILLDVNNIYVSSQNHGFDPFEYLRAVPHHRVGQIHIAGHTRLDHVILDTHDHPVPDPVWELYAAAIQACGRTATLLEWDDKIPSFDEVHAEALKANLYLHEHAHAV; encoded by the coding sequence ATGCCTGCCAACCCACACAACGGCCACACTGATCTCGGCATCGGTCTTGGGCTTCGAGTGCCGCACTACAGGCACATCCTGGAGAAGAAACCGGTGTGCGACTGGTTTGAGATCATCTCCGAAAATTTCATGGTCGATGGCGGGCGGCCGCTGGAGATTCTGGACAGCATTCTGGAGCAGTACCGCGTGGTGCAGCATGGGGTGTCGATGTACTTTGGCAATGCCGATCCGCTGAACCGGGAGCATCTGAAAAAACTGAAGCGGCTGGTGAAGCGCACGAATACACCGTGGCTCTCTGATCATCTCTGCTGGGGAAGCTTGGACGGGCGGTGCTCGCACGACCTGCTGCCCATGCCCTACACGATGAGCGTGGCCAGACACACAGCTGAAAAAATACGGCAGGCGCGCGACTTTCTGGAGGTGCCCATCTGCGTGGAGAACGTGAGCAGCTACGCTGAATTCACCCAGAATGAGATGACGGAGTGGGAGTTTCTCAACGAAGTGGTGGAGCGTGCCGACTGCGGCATCCTGCTGGATGTAAACAACATCTATGTGTCGTCGCAAAATCATGGGTTTGATCCTTTTGAGTACCTAAGAGCTGTGCCGCACCATCGCGTGGGGCAGATCCACATTGCCGGGCACACGCGGCTGGACCACGTGATCCTCGACACGCATGATCATCCGGTGCCGGATCCTGTGTGGGAACTTTATGCGGCTGCGATCCAAGCATGCGGCAGGACCGCCACGCTGCTGGAGTGGGACGACAAGATTCCCAGCTTTGACGAGGTCCATGCCGAAGCGCTGAAAGCCAACCTTTATTTGCATGAGCATGCACACGCCGTCTGA
- a CDS encoding HvfC/BufC N-terminal domain-containing protein yields the protein MHTPSEKLRTNEDLRHLQRTMAAALMQPLTKQDRLRKGTQAEFMAPNDRMSGFERLEIYARQYWFRLLDCLYDDYPALRAFLGERRFHQLCRDYLAQHPSTSWTLRNLGSELSAFITEPRARDIARVEWAQTLAFDEAQKKPVPVDDLLGQDPATLRLGVQPCVVLLQTEHAVDHFITALKKADADVRGSASQAVSEAPARAEVGKAPRLRRERVHLAVHRHDNQLYFKRLAPEAHGLLCALRDGLPLAEAIEAALAEAGAETDWPVQIRDWFTEFSQLGWFVKNSPRKS from the coding sequence ATGCACACGCCGTCTGAGAAGCTACGAACGAATGAAGATCTGCGCCATCTCCAGCGCACGATGGCTGCCGCACTGATGCAGCCGCTGACGAAGCAGGATCGGCTGCGGAAGGGGACGCAGGCGGAGTTCATGGCGCCGAATGACCGTATGAGCGGATTTGAGCGGCTGGAGATCTATGCGCGGCAATATTGGTTTCGGCTGCTGGACTGTCTTTACGATGACTACCCGGCACTACGGGCGTTTTTGGGCGAGCGTCGATTTCATCAGCTCTGCCGGGACTACCTGGCGCAGCATCCCAGCACGTCATGGACTCTGAGGAATCTGGGGAGCGAGCTGTCTGCTTTCATCACAGAGCCCAGGGCGCGAGACATTGCCCGGGTGGAATGGGCGCAGACGCTGGCCTTTGATGAGGCACAGAAAAAGCCGGTGCCTGTGGATGATCTGCTGGGACAGGATCCCGCAACGCTGCGACTGGGGGTGCAGCCCTGTGTGGTGCTGTTGCAGACCGAGCATGCGGTGGATCACTTCATCACGGCTTTGAAAAAAGCAGATGCTGATGTGCGGGGATCCGCCAGCCAGGCTGTGTCGGAAGCACCGGCCCGAGCGGAAGTGGGGAAAGCGCCGAGACTCAGGCGTGAGCGTGTGCATCTGGCGGTGCACCGCCATGACAACCAGCTTTACTTCAAACGGCTGGCTCCCGAGGCCCATGGCCTGCTCTGCGCACTAAGGGATGGTCTGCCGCTGGCCGAGGCCATCGAGGCCGCGCTGGCCGAGGCCGGCGCTGAGACTGACTGGCCAGTGCAGATCCGAGACTGGTTCACCGAATTTTCCCAGCTCGGCTGGTTCGTCAAAAACTCCCCCCGCAAATCATGA
- a CDS encoding DoxX family protein translates to MKPWTLANSLLDRAASWLPNPFLLSIRLYWGWQFFQTGKGKLSDISAPTAFFTELGIPFPKLNAYLAGGTECLGGLLLLAGLFSRMTCVPLIFTMLVAYGTAHLDVVKTIWSDPDSFVTAPPFLFLLAAMTVFIFGPGRLSVDELLLRRKKF, encoded by the coding sequence ATGAAACCCTGGACACTTGCCAACTCTCTTCTCGACCGTGCCGCCAGCTGGCTGCCGAATCCTTTTCTCCTGAGCATCCGCCTCTACTGGGGATGGCAGTTTTTCCAGACGGGGAAAGGCAAGCTGAGCGACATCAGCGCGCCCACGGCCTTTTTCACCGAGCTGGGCATTCCGTTTCCGAAGCTCAACGCCTACCTGGCCGGCGGAACGGAGTGTCTTGGCGGGCTGCTGCTGCTGGCAGGGCTTTTTTCCCGGATGACCTGTGTGCCGCTCATTTTCACCATGCTGGTGGCTTATGGCACGGCGCATCTGGATGTGGTCAAAACGATCTGGTCGGATCCTGACTCCTTTGTGACGGCACCGCCTTTTCTCTTTCTGCTGGCTGCGATGACCGTCTTCATTTTTGGACCGGGCAGGCTTTCTGTGGATGAGCTGCTGCTGCGCCGAAAAAAATTTTGA
- a CDS encoding RNA polymerase sigma factor: MELALQFGIELPATRTIPRCVTDPVPSFEQIVDAHYQGLYRFALSMSRREATAQDLVQQTFLQWAKKGHTLRDASKVKTWLFTTIYREWLAIARREKKYEEVEFEPEVHGATQKEDDGENPRVDSATLQTALEELEPNYRAPLVLFYLKELSYRDIAETLGVPIGTVMSRLSRAKDSLRAILHRLEKSTPTNIIPITAS; this comes from the coding sequence ATGGAACTCGCCCTTCAATTCGGCATTGAACTGCCTGCAACCCGCACGATACCTCGCTGCGTGACTGATCCTGTGCCCAGCTTTGAGCAGATCGTGGATGCCCACTATCAGGGGCTCTACCGCTTTGCGCTGAGCATGAGCCGACGCGAGGCGACGGCGCAGGACCTTGTGCAGCAGACCTTTTTGCAATGGGCAAAGAAGGGGCATACCCTCAGAGATGCCTCCAAGGTGAAGACCTGGCTCTTTACCACGATCTACCGTGAGTGGCTGGCCATCGCGCGGCGGGAGAAGAAGTACGAGGAGGTGGAGTTTGAGCCCGAGGTGCATGGTGCCACGCAGAAGGAGGACGATGGCGAAAACCCTCGTGTGGACAGCGCCACGCTGCAGACCGCGCTGGAAGAACTGGAACCGAACTACCGTGCTCCGCTGGTGCTTTTTTATCTCAAAGAGCTATCATACCGCGACATCGCCGAGACGCTGGGCGTGCCCATCGGCACGGTGATGTCCCGACTTTCCCGCGCCAAGGACAGTCTGCGTGCCATTTTGCATCGCCTCGAAAAAAGCACTCCTACCAACATCATCCCCATCACCGCATCGTGA
- a CDS encoding type II toxin-antitoxin system RelE/ParE family toxin produces MKVLFTDAARAESLEAFSYYQERSAKASAHFLQCLEAATSWLSRYPTTGKPLSRRTRRYLMRTFPYLIIYRILEETVWVVGVVHEKRDPRNWRSLL; encoded by the coding sequence ATGAAGGTGCTATTCACGGATGCTGCTCGCGCAGAGTCGCTGGAAGCTTTCTCTTACTACCAGGAGCGCTCAGCAAAAGCTTCGGCCCATTTTCTGCAATGCCTTGAAGCCGCCACATCATGGTTGTCCCGGTATCCGACCACCGGCAAGCCGCTTTCGCGTCGGACTCGACGCTATCTGATGCGGACATTCCCATATTTAATTATCTACCGGATTCTTGAAGAAACAGTGTGGGTGGTTGGCGTAGTTCACGAAAAGCGAGACCCACGAAACTGGCGTAGCTTGTTGTAG
- a CDS encoding outer membrane protein assembly factor BamD — MKRFFLLSSVLALASCASFINMHRMHAAQSKLQATRTLQQSGQWDAALEMAERMHSSVAKTIQSAPTQKSPGGKVDLRPLLTGWESGPFAALKTALQKHDAKASTAAFSSLRQQCMNCHTVIGKADLRLKEIP; from the coding sequence ATGAAGCGCTTCTTTCTCCTGTCCTCGGTGCTCGCCCTGGCCTCATGCGCCAGCTTCATCAACATGCACCGCATGCACGCGGCGCAAAGCAAACTGCAGGCCACACGCACCCTGCAGCAGTCCGGCCAGTGGGACGCCGCTCTTGAAATGGCCGAACGCATGCACTCCAGCGTGGCCAAAACCATCCAAAGCGCCCCCACTCAGAAAAGCCCCGGTGGCAAGGTGGACCTCCGCCCCCTCCTTACCGGCTGGGAAAGCGGTCCCTTTGCAGCCCTCAAAACAGCGCTGCAAAAGCACGACGCCAAAGCCTCCACTGCCGCCTTCTCCTCCCTCCGCCAGCAGTGCATGAACTGCCACACCGTGATCGGCAAAGCCGACCTCAGGCTCAAGGAGATCCCGTAG
- a CDS encoding cobalamin-independent methionine synthase II family protein, with amino-acid sequence MPTIQTTTVGSYPVPEWLSALPSEAAVIDATRVVFDTQRQAGIDLPTDGELYRFDVNHPDTNGMIEYFVHKLGGIDSSVGRADAAAFRTKNEMAFRSKPAAVVRGPITEGVLNLPEDCARAARVAGGAFKFTLTSPYMLARTLLDTHYHDFAALNMAIADALAAQAAELQCDCVQVDEANIPGNPSDAPIAAAGINRVLDAVKGTKAVHFCFGNYGGQTIQKGEWAALIAFLNSLRADHLVLELAHRPATDLDALKDLDPKIGVGLGVVDIKVNHIETADEIARRIEAAEKKLGSGRVGFIHPDCGFWMLKRSVADRKIAALAKGRDRFEGR; translated from the coding sequence ATGCCTACCATCCAGACCACCACCGTCGGCTCCTATCCTGTCCCCGAATGGCTCAGCGCACTCCCCAGCGAGGCCGCCGTCATCGACGCCACCCGCGTGGTCTTCGACACCCAGCGCCAGGCCGGCATTGATCTACCCACAGATGGCGAGCTCTACCGCTTTGATGTCAACCATCCCGACACCAACGGGATGATCGAATACTTCGTCCACAAGCTCGGTGGCATCGACAGCAGCGTGGGTCGTGCGGACGCCGCCGCATTCCGAACCAAAAACGAAATGGCCTTCCGCAGCAAGCCCGCTGCGGTGGTTCGCGGCCCCATCACCGAAGGCGTTTTGAATCTTCCCGAAGACTGCGCCCGTGCAGCCAGAGTGGCCGGAGGTGCATTCAAGTTCACCCTCACCAGCCCCTACATGCTGGCCCGCACGCTGCTCGACACTCACTACCACGATTTCGCAGCCCTCAACATGGCCATCGCCGATGCCCTCGCTGCTCAGGCGGCCGAACTCCAGTGCGACTGCGTGCAAGTCGATGAGGCCAACATCCCCGGCAATCCCTCAGACGCCCCCATCGCCGCCGCTGGCATCAATCGCGTGCTCGACGCCGTCAAAGGCACCAAGGCCGTGCACTTCTGCTTTGGCAACTACGGCGGCCAGACAATCCAAAAAGGAGAATGGGCCGCACTCATCGCCTTCCTCAATTCCCTGCGTGCCGACCATCTCGTTCTCGAGCTCGCCCATAGGCCCGCCACCGACCTGGACGCCCTCAAAGACTTAGACCCAAAAATCGGCGTCGGCCTCGGCGTCGTGGACATCAAGGTCAACCACATCGAAACCGCCGATGAAATCGCTCGCCGCATCGAAGCTGCGGAAAAAAAACTCGGCTCCGGCCGGGTTGGGTTCATCCACCCAGACTGCGGCTTCTGGATGCTTAAGCGAAGCGTGGCTGATCGAAAAATCGCGGCTCTCGCAAAAGGACGTGACAGGTTCGAAGGACGGTGA
- the der gene encoding ribosome biogenesis GTPase Der, whose amino-acid sequence MLKTVAIVGRPNVGKSALFNRLAGKTISIVHDQAGVTRDRIVAQCRRGPAWFEIMDTGGIGASTDDVLTDQVQTEASIALDVADLLLFVVDVVDGITTIDQSLARELRRTNKPVILVCNKADSPKRKLNAGEFARFGFADTVEVSAAHGLGIDDLVSLISTRLDLKETTETEEAIARQNSRPLKLAIVGRPNAGKSSLVNAILGQDRAIVSDVAGTTRDALDIKATYNGKHYQLIDTAGIRRRSNLDTVVEISSVDRSLQSIKRADLCLLVIDCAAGAKMQDRKIAQIILEERKPCILVMNKWDLFHPDAKQKDRIEHLDEIMRREFFFLNYAPLVAISAKNKDHIGKLFVQIEKVRNGAQNRISTGALNRLLANAIENTPGALGRSTHSFKLLYATQVNEAEGFAIPVPHFVLFANRASKLTESYMRYLEKVIRDEWDAPGVPFKMSVRGKGPKNAR is encoded by the coding sequence ATGCTCAAAACCGTCGCCATCGTCGGACGCCCCAATGTGGGCAAGTCCGCGCTCTTCAACCGCCTTGCCGGCAAAACCATCTCCATCGTCCACGACCAGGCCGGTGTGACTCGGGACCGCATCGTTGCGCAGTGCCGCCGCGGCCCGGCTTGGTTTGAGATCATGGACACCGGCGGCATCGGCGCCAGTACGGACGACGTCCTCACAGACCAGGTCCAGACGGAGGCCTCCATCGCCCTCGATGTGGCCGACCTGCTCCTCTTCGTCGTGGACGTCGTCGATGGTATCACCACCATCGACCAGAGCCTCGCCCGCGAGCTGCGCCGCACCAACAAGCCCGTCATCCTCGTCTGCAACAAGGCCGACTCCCCCAAGCGCAAGCTCAATGCCGGTGAATTCGCCCGCTTCGGTTTCGCAGACACCGTCGAGGTCAGCGCCGCGCACGGTCTCGGCATCGATGATCTGGTGTCCCTCATCTCCACCCGTCTCGATCTCAAGGAAACCACCGAAACCGAGGAGGCCATCGCCCGCCAGAACTCCCGACCGCTCAAGCTCGCCATCGTCGGCCGCCCCAATGCCGGCAAATCCTCGTTGGTAAACGCCATCCTCGGCCAGGATCGTGCCATTGTCAGCGACGTCGCCGGCACCACCCGCGATGCCCTCGACATCAAGGCCACCTACAACGGCAAGCACTACCAGCTCATTGACACCGCAGGCATCCGCCGCCGCTCCAATCTCGACACCGTCGTCGAGATCTCCAGCGTGGACCGCAGCCTCCAGAGCATCAAGCGCGCCGACCTCTGCCTCCTCGTCATCGACTGTGCCGCCGGAGCCAAGATGCAGGACCGCAAGATCGCCCAGATCATCCTTGAAGAGCGCAAGCCCTGCATCCTCGTCATGAACAAGTGGGACCTTTTCCACCCGGACGCCAAACAGAAAGACCGCATCGAGCATCTGGACGAGATCATGCGCCGCGAGTTCTTCTTCCTCAACTACGCCCCGCTCGTGGCCATCTCCGCCAAGAACAAGGACCATATCGGCAAGCTCTTCGTGCAGATCGAAAAAGTGCGCAACGGCGCTCAGAACCGCATCAGCACCGGTGCTCTCAACCGCCTGCTGGCCAACGCCATCGAAAACACTCCCGGCGCTCTCGGCCGAAGCACCCACAGCTTCAAGCTCCTCTACGCCACTCAGGTGAATGAAGCCGAAGGCTTCGCCATCCCCGTCCCGCACTTCGTACTCTTCGCCAACCGCGCCTCCAAGCTCACCGAAAGCTACATGCGCTATCTGGAGAAAGTCATCCGCGACGAATGGGACGCCCCTGGTGTTCCATTCAAGATGAGCGTGCGCGGCAAAGGCCCCAAGAACGCCAGGTAG
- the pgsA gene encoding CDP-diacylglycerol--glycerol-3-phosphate 3-phosphatidyltransferase, with protein sequence MNLANQITVFRILLIPVFIGLVIYYGDSARSEHPDEALRRWAAAVFGIASISDALDGWIARRFNQRTRFGAIMDPLADKLLMLAAIILLSFTAWRQHFPLWFPILVIGRDLLSIGGAFIIDHFAGKVQIHTHWTGKTATFAQMAAILWILLDLKPEWLIWPTLFAGSFTALSGIINLVDGYRQLQSAGHD encoded by the coding sequence GTGAACCTCGCCAATCAGATCACCGTCTTCCGCATCCTGCTGATCCCCGTCTTCATCGGGCTGGTCATCTACTACGGCGACAGCGCCCGCAGCGAACACCCGGATGAGGCCCTGCGCCGCTGGGCTGCGGCGGTCTTTGGTATCGCCTCCATCAGCGACGCCTTGGATGGCTGGATCGCCCGCCGGTTCAATCAGCGCACCCGCTTCGGGGCCATCATGGACCCCCTCGCGGACAAGCTTCTCATGCTCGCCGCCATCATCCTGCTCAGCTTCACCGCCTGGCGGCAGCATTTCCCCCTCTGGTTCCCCATCCTCGTCATCGGGCGCGATCTCCTCTCCATCGGCGGTGCCTTCATCATCGACCACTTTGCCGGAAAGGTGCAGATCCACACCCACTGGACCGGCAAAACCGCCACTTTTGCCCAGATGGCCGCCATTCTGTGGATCCTCCTCGATCTCAAGCCTGAATGGCTCATCTGGCCTACTCTCTTCGCGGGTTCCTTCACTGCCCTCTCTGGAATCATCAATCTGGTGGACGGCTACCGCCAGCTCCAGTCTGCGGGTCACGATTGA
- the aat gene encoding leucyl/phenylalanyl-tRNA--protein transferase: MQRIEPVDLLNAYCEGAFPMGEEDGSISWYRPKMRGILPVADFHVPKRFERYLKQHPFEVRWNTAFGDVIRGCADRESTWITDTIMDTYEELHRLGFAHSAEVWRDGKLRGGVYGVSIGGAFFGESMFSREPQASKVALTYLQRRLHERGFLLHDTQWTTPHLAMFGGHEIPCVQYLEMLQRAILRKVTFM, encoded by the coding sequence ATGCAGCGAATCGAGCCTGTGGACCTCTTAAATGCCTACTGCGAGGGCGCCTTCCCGATGGGGGAGGAGGACGGGTCCATCTCATGGTACAGGCCCAAGATGCGGGGGATCCTGCCTGTGGCGGATTTTCATGTGCCCAAAAGGTTTGAGCGCTACCTGAAGCAGCACCCCTTTGAGGTGCGGTGGAACACGGCCTTTGGCGATGTGATCCGCGGATGTGCGGACCGTGAGAGCACGTGGATCACGGACACCATCATGGATACTTACGAGGAGCTGCACCGGCTGGGGTTTGCCCATAGCGCGGAGGTCTGGCGGGATGGCAAGCTGCGTGGCGGGGTGTATGGCGTGAGCATCGGGGGGGCGTTTTTTGGGGAGTCGATGTTCAGCCGCGAGCCGCAGGCGTCCAAGGTGGCGCTGACCTACCTGCAACGACGTCTGCACGAACGTGGATTCCTGCTGCATGACACGCAGTGGACCACACCACATCTGGCGATGTTTGGCGGGCATGAGATCCCCTGTGTGCAGTATCTGGAGATGCTGCAGCGGGCGATCCTGCGGAAAGTGACTTTTATGTGA
- the speA gene encoding biosynthetic arginine decarboxylase — translation MKTPAWTTEDSAELYGIREWGHEYFDISKTGEVVVNLKDGKKIKPVSLASIVKGLRERGTQLPLLIRFGDLLRGRIDELNEGFASAIKEGKYQGVYRGVYPIKVNQQQEVIEEITRYGRKYHYGLEAGSKPELIAALSYMHDPEAYIVCNGYKDEEFIDLALNAQKMGLQVILVLEMPTELDLILERSEKMGIRPTLGVRFRLSAESAGHWSGSGGDASVFGLNISQLMHVVDHLRDKGMLDCLRMLHYHQGSQIPNIRAIRQAVTEATRVYVGLVQEGARMGILDLGGGLAISYDGLKGATEASSNYGTKEYCADIIEAITEVTAEAGVPHPDLITESGRAIVAYYSVLIINILDINRFEPRKSVAELELDKDAPPLLRNLYELRIDAEKHATKTSRDRLQEIYNDAIYYRDKLRSEFNYGKVNLRERAHGEELYWDILTWVSKMLESCGHDGSQMDRLDTVMTDFYYGNFSVFQSLPDLWAIDQIFPVMPIHRLKEKPTRNAVLSDITCDSDGKIDKFAHSSGINPTLPLHDPQIEKGHEYMLGIFLVGAYQETLGDLHNLLGDTNVVSVRVENGKVKYSRELEGDSVSEVLTYVEYDPKDMLTRFRNLAESAVISKRITATERREIMERFEAGLRGYTYFES, via the coding sequence ATGAAAACCCCAGCATGGACCACCGAAGACAGCGCCGAGCTTTATGGCATCCGCGAATGGGGTCATGAGTATTTCGACATCTCCAAAACGGGCGAGGTCGTCGTCAATCTCAAGGATGGCAAGAAAATCAAGCCAGTCTCCCTGGCCTCCATCGTCAAAGGTTTGCGCGAGCGCGGCACCCAGCTCCCCCTGCTCATTCGCTTTGGTGACCTGCTTCGTGGCCGCATCGATGAGCTAAACGAAGGCTTCGCCTCCGCCATCAAAGAAGGAAAATATCAAGGCGTCTATCGCGGCGTTTACCCCATCAAGGTGAACCAGCAGCAGGAAGTGATTGAGGAGATCACCCGCTATGGCCGCAAGTACCACTACGGCCTCGAAGCCGGTAGCAAGCCCGAGCTCATCGCCGCTCTCAGCTACATGCACGATCCTGAAGCCTACATCGTCTGCAATGGCTACAAGGACGAGGAGTTCATCGACCTCGCGCTCAACGCGCAGAAAATGGGCCTGCAGGTCATCCTCGTGCTCGAAATGCCCACCGAGCTCGACCTCATCCTCGAGCGCTCGGAAAAGATGGGCATCCGCCCCACCCTCGGCGTCCGCTTCCGCCTCAGCGCTGAAAGCGCCGGCCACTGGAGCGGCTCCGGCGGCGACGCCAGCGTCTTCGGCCTGAACATCTCCCAGCTCATGCACGTGGTGGATCATCTGCGGGATAAGGGCATGCTCGACTGTCTGCGCATGCTGCACTACCACCAGGGCTCTCAGATCCCGAACATCCGCGCCATCCGTCAGGCCGTCACCGAGGCCACGCGCGTTTACGTCGGTCTCGTCCAGGAAGGCGCGCGCATGGGCATCCTCGATCTCGGCGGTGGTCTCGCCATCAGTTACGATGGTCTCAAAGGCGCCACCGAGGCCAGCAGCAACTACGGCACCAAGGAATACTGCGCCGACATCATCGAGGCCATCACCGAAGTGACGGCTGAGGCCGGTGTTCCCCACCCCGACCTCATCACCGAGTCCGGCCGCGCCATCGTGGCCTATTACTCCGTCCTCATCATCAACATCCTCGACATCAACCGCTTCGAGCCTCGCAAGAGCGTCGCTGAACTCGAGCTCGACAAGGACGCCCCGCCCCTCCTGCGCAATCTTTACGAACTCCGCATCGATGCTGAAAAGCATGCCACCAAGACCTCCCGAGACCGCCTCCAGGAGATCTACAACGACGCCATCTACTATCGCGACAAGCTCCGCAGCGAGTTCAACTACGGCAAGGTCAACCTCCGCGAACGCGCCCATGGCGAAGAGCTCTACTGGGACATCCTCACCTGGGTGTCCAAGATGCTCGAAAGCTGCGGCCATGATGGCAGCCAGATGGACCGTCTGGACACCGTCATGACCGATTTCTACTACGGCAACTTCAGCGTCTTCCAGAGCCTGCCTGACCTTTGGGCCATCGACCAGATCTTCCCGGTCATGCCGATCCACCGCCTGAAGGAGAAGCCCACCCGCAACGCCGTGCTCTCAGACATCACCTGCGACAGCGACGGCAAAATCGACAAATTCGCCCACTCCAGCGGCATCAATCCCACTCTGCCGCTCCACGATCCGCAGATCGAGAAGGGCCACGAGTACATGCTCGGCATCTTCCTTGTCGGTGCCTATCAGGAAACCCTCGGCGATCTTCACAATCTCCTCGGCGACACCAATGTCGTCAGCGTCCGCGTGGAAAACGGCAAGGTGAAATACAGCCGCGAGCTCGAAGGAGACAGCGTCTCCGAGGTGCTCACCTACGTGGAGTATGATCCCAAAGACATGCTCACCCGCTTCCGCAACCTCGCCGAAAGCGCCGTCATCTCCAAGCGCATCACCGCCACGGAACGCCGCGAGATCATGGAGCGCTTCGAGGCCGGCCTGCGCGGCTACACGTATTTCGAGAGCTGA